In Pedobacter sp. SL55, the following proteins share a genomic window:
- a CDS encoding DUF1573 domain-containing protein, whose protein sequence is MKKLLFLFVALVGLGLTANAQTKPAEFKFEAETHDFGKIKLDQAVSYTFNFVNEGDAPLIISKVEPTCGCTVGEYTQTPVKKGEKGYIKVTVKKSGSPLPFNMAVTVTSNARTTTKAYFTLKEKR, encoded by the coding sequence ACTTTTTTTATTTGTTGCCCTAGTTGGATTAGGCCTTACCGCAAATGCACAAACTAAACCAGCAGAATTTAAGTTTGAGGCTGAAACTCACGACTTTGGAAAGATTAAACTAGACCAAGCTGTTAGCTACACCTTCAATTTTGTTAACGAGGGAGATGCTCCTTTAATCATTTCTAAAGTAGAGCCAACTTGTGGTTGTACTGTTGGCGAGTACACGCAAACACCTGTTAAAAAAGGAGAAAAAGGTTACATAAAAGTTACAGTAAAAAAATCAGGTTCGCCACTTCCTTTTAATATGGCGGTAACCGTAACTTCAAACGCCAGAACCACTACCAAAGCTTACTTTACCTTAAAGGAGAAACGGTAG
- a CDS encoding pyridoxal phosphate-dependent aminotransferase, whose product MPKISEKGVQMPASPIRKLTPFADKAKADGKKVYHLNIGQPDIETPEGMLNAIKNIDFNVWAYTPSEGTLAYRKKLTEYYNKLGYNITPENILVTVGGSEAITIAMQTCVNEGDEIIIPEPFYANYNGFACMSNVVVKPILSYIENGFALPPIAEFEKLITEKTKAIIICNPNNPTGYLYSKEELEALKALCLKYDLFLFSDEAYREFCYDGREFISPMHLDGLDENVVIMDTVSKRYSACGARLGCLITKNKQVIASGLKFAQARLSPGMVEQIAGAAAVDTPDSYFEAVNKEYTLRRDTLVSRLNNIDGVFCPNPGGAFYVVAKFPIDDADKFCQWILESFAHNNATVMMAPATGFYSSAGSGKNEVRMAYVLNVDDLNAAMDCLELALQQYPGRV is encoded by the coding sequence ATGCCAAAAATATCAGAAAAAGGGGTTCAAATGCCCGCTTCGCCAATCAGAAAATTAACTCCATTTGCCGATAAAGCTAAAGCTGATGGCAAAAAAGTTTATCACTTAAATATCGGTCAGCCAGATATTGAAACCCCAGAAGGAATGTTAAATGCCATTAAAAACATTGATTTTAATGTTTGGGCATACACGCCATCTGAAGGCACATTGGCTTATAGAAAGAAACTTACCGAATATTATAACAAATTAGGCTACAACATTACGCCAGAAAACATTTTGGTAACTGTTGGTGGCTCGGAAGCTATTACCATTGCCATGCAAACTTGTGTAAACGAAGGCGATGAAATTATTATTCCAGAACCATTTTACGCCAACTACAATGGTTTTGCTTGCATGAGCAATGTAGTGGTTAAGCCTATTTTATCTTACATAGAAAACGGTTTCGCCCTGCCTCCTATCGCCGAATTTGAGAAATTAATTACTGAAAAAACCAAAGCAATAATTATCTGTAACCCAAATAACCCAACAGGATATTTATATAGTAAAGAAGAATTAGAAGCTTTAAAAGCACTTTGCTTAAAATACGATTTGTTCTTATTTTCTGATGAAGCTTACCGTGAGTTTTGTTATGATGGCCGTGAGTTTATCTCGCCTATGCACTTAGATGGTTTAGACGAAAACGTAGTGATTATGGATACGGTTTCTAAGCGTTACAGTGCTTGTGGTGCTCGTTTAGGCTGTCTAATCACAAAAAACAAGCAAGTAATTGCCTCTGGATTAAAATTTGCACAAGCTCGTTTAAGTCCGGGTATGGTAGAGCAAATTGCTGGTGCCGCTGCTGTAGATACACCAGACAGTTATTTTGAGGCAGTAAATAAAGAATATACTTTGCGTAGAGATACCTTGGTAAGCAGACTAAACAATATTGATGGCGTTTTTTGCCCTAACCCAGGTGGTGCTTTTTATGTGGTAGCTAAATTCCCTATTGATGATGCAGATAAATTTTGCCAGTGGATTTTAGAAAGTTTTGCGCACAACAACGCTACGGTAATGATGGCACCAGCTACAGGTTTCTATTCATCGGCAGGTTCTGGAAAAAATGAAGTGCGTATGGCCTATGTACTTAACGTTGATGACTTAAATGCTGCAATGGATTGTTTGGAACTGGCTTTACAACAATATCCGGGAAGAGTTTAA
- the lpxB gene encoding lipid-A-disaccharide synthase gives MKYYLIAGEASGDLHGANLMKALKIEDLDAEFRYFGGDKMQAEGGELVKHYADMAFMGFTEVLFNLRTIFKNLKACKADLLAYQPDVLVLIDFPGFNLKIAEFAKEHGIKVCYYISPKVWAWNQKRVLKIKRIVDHMFCILPFEVAFYKDWGMEVDYVGNPLLDEISDFSANEDFREQNKLTAQPIIALLPGSRKQEIERLLPVMLSVMNKFDDYQFVIAAAPTFTAEYYQQFIGENNALLVFNQTYDLLHHAHAAIVASGTATLETALFNVPQVVVYKGGTVSIAIARLLVKIKFISLVNLIVDRKIVTELIQEDCSKEKITTELVAIITGSGRTKMLVGYENLHQLMGEAGASEKTAKLILGYTKN, from the coding sequence ATGAAATACTACTTAATAGCAGGCGAGGCTTCTGGCGATTTGCACGGCGCCAATTTAATGAAAGCACTAAAAATAGAGGATTTAGATGCCGAATTTAGGTACTTTGGTGGCGATAAAATGCAGGCCGAAGGAGGAGAGTTGGTAAAGCACTATGCAGATATGGCCTTTATGGGCTTTACCGAGGTATTGTTTAACCTGCGTACCATTTTTAAAAATCTAAAAGCCTGCAAAGCAGATTTATTAGCCTACCAGCCTGATGTATTGGTTTTGATAGATTTTCCAGGTTTTAACTTGAAAATTGCTGAGTTTGCCAAAGAACATGGCATTAAAGTTTGTTATTATATTTCTCCAAAGGTTTGGGCTTGGAACCAAAAGCGGGTACTCAAAATCAAAAGAATTGTTGATCACATGTTCTGTATTTTGCCATTTGAAGTTGCTTTCTACAAAGATTGGGGTATGGAGGTAGATTATGTAGGCAACCCTTTGTTAGATGAGATTTCTGACTTTTCTGCGAATGAAGATTTTAGAGAACAAAATAAACTAACAGCACAACCAATTATTGCGCTTTTGCCTGGAAGTAGAAAACAGGAAATAGAAAGGTTATTGCCTGTGATGTTGAGTGTGATGAACAAATTTGACGATTATCAATTTGTTATAGCCGCTGCTCCAACTTTTACTGCCGAGTATTACCAACAATTTATAGGCGAAAACAACGCCTTATTGGTATTTAACCAAACTTATGATTTACTACACCATGCACATGCTGCCATTGTAGCATCTGGAACTGCAACTTTAGAAACCGCTTTGTTTAATGTGCCGCAAGTGGTGGTTTACAAAGGTGGCACTGTTTCTATTGCTATTGCTAGGTTACTGGTTAAAATTAAGTTTATTTCTTTGGTTAATTTAATTGTAGATAGAAAAATAGTTACCGAGTTAATTCAAGAAGATTGCTCAAAAGAAAAAATAACCACAGAATTAGTTGCCATTATTACTGGAAGTGGAAGAACAAAAATGCTGGTAGGTTATGAAAATTTACACCAATTGATGGGAGAGGCTGGAGCGTCAGAAAAAACGGCAAAATTAATTCTAGGCTACACTAAAAATTAA
- a CDS encoding stationary phase survival protein SurE: MAKLFYSIKNHVLVGLAIGLGSPLILGSIAWYLMHHTTVFKKADLLLIGCVAVNLVWVNYFNKINKENIGRGIVSATFLCAFVFFFYKIMQEV, translated from the coding sequence ATGGCAAAGCTATTTTATTCCATAAAAAACCATGTGTTGGTTGGCCTGGCCATTGGCTTGGGCAGTCCGTTAATTTTAGGTTCTATTGCTTGGTACCTAATGCACCACACTACTGTGTTTAAAAAAGCAGATTTATTGCTTATTGGTTGCGTAGCGGTTAATTTGGTTTGGGTAAATTACTTCAACAAAATCAATAAAGAAAATATTGGACGAGGAATTGTAAGCGCCACTTTTTTATGTGCCTTTGTTTTCTTTTTCTATAAAATAATGCAGGAAGTTTAG
- the surE gene encoding 5'/3'-nucleotidase SurE, with product MKTKPSILVVNDDGITATGIKALIEVMSEIGNVTVVAPDGPQSGMGHAIAIGKPLRFDKVNLYPPIEMYKCSGTPVDCVKLAVNKVFKGKKPDLCVSGINHGLNNSINVIYSGTMSAAVEGAIEKIPSIGFSMDDFAQDADFSHCKKYIKQITEQVLANGLPEGTLLNVNFPKGDQIKGIKICRQANAKWAEDFDERQDPYRRPYYWLTGVFENYDKGEDTDVWALDHGYASVVPVQFDLTAHHAIQILNTWDFTGDVDQPKKTAGADGANLG from the coding sequence ATGAAAACTAAACCTTCTATATTAGTAGTTAACGATGATGGAATTACCGCAACGGGCATTAAAGCGCTAATTGAGGTAATGAGCGAGATAGGAAATGTGACTGTAGTAGCGCCAGACGGGCCACAATCTGGAATGGGGCACGCCATCGCCATTGGTAAACCTTTGCGGTTTGATAAGGTAAATCTTTATCCGCCAATTGAAATGTACAAATGCTCTGGTACGCCTGTAGATTGTGTTAAATTAGCAGTAAATAAAGTTTTTAAAGGTAAAAAGCCAGATTTATGTGTTTCGGGTATCAACCACGGATTGAATAACTCTATCAATGTAATTTACTCAGGCACCATGTCTGCAGCGGTAGAAGGAGCGATAGAAAAAATTCCATCTATTGGCTTTTCTATGGATGATTTTGCGCAAGATGCCGATTTTTCGCACTGCAAGAAATACATCAAGCAAATTACGGAGCAAGTGTTGGCTAACGGATTACCAGAAGGCACTTTGCTAAATGTAAACTTCCCTAAAGGAGATCAAATTAAAGGAATAAAAATCTGTAGGCAGGCCAATGCCAAATGGGCAGAAGATTTTGACGAGCGCCAAGACCCTTATCGCCGACCATATTATTGGTTAACTGGAGTTTTTGAAAATTATGACAAGGGCGAAGATACTGATGTTTGGGCTTTAGATCATGGTTACGCCTCGGTAGTGCCTGTACAGTTTGATTTAACGGCGCACCATGCCATCCAAATTTTAAATACTTGGGATTTTACCGGGGATGTTGATCAACCTAAAAAAACAGCCGGTGCCGACGGTGCTAATTTAGGATAG
- a CDS encoding M16 family metallopeptidase — protein MKIKLILFACLLFVGSNLVAQTATYQWKTATAGGYTYKYVTNDPSKTRFYTLKNGLTVILSPNYKEPKIEYRMSIRAGSNTDPKNATGLAHYLEHLLFKGTDKFGTADWAKEKPLLAKIDALYEKYNKTTDPAQRKEIYKEIDKVSGEASNFSIANEYDKMMQGIGGNSTNAHTWYEETVYNEDFPSNATDKFLAIQAERFRNPIFRIFHTELEAVYEEKNRGLDNDSWKLDEEMMAKLFPTHNYGQQTTIGTIEHLKNPSLVEIRNYYNKYYVPNNMALILAGDLNPDEMIKKVDKAFSYMIAKPVSLYNPAPEKPLTQIQKVDVYGPSAEAVEIYYRGYAQNTKESLMLSLIRSILTNGKAGLFDINLNKQQKVLKANASYQQMKDYGVFNLSAQPKQGQSLDEVTKLLLEQIQALKDGKFDDELLKAIVANGKLSFLQAFDNNGRRTDNLSNEFILNRGTGWDKSLAELDETAKITKAQVVAFAKTFFKDNYVIGYKHKGEDKNTIKVEKPAITPINANAGLTSPFVKNILEAPIKPIAPKFLDYQKDITFGKSGIAEVMTIKNTENAIFRMSYRFNMGTNNYKLLQYAASYLPFLSTDKYTAEELSKQFYNIACTYSLNVGTETTTINVSGLQENFDKAVALVEHIFANVKANEKALAELKSSILKSRENAKLNKGAIMNGLTSYAQYGSLNPFNNVLSNEDVKNIKAEDLIYTLKNLNNYEHVITYYGPKDLAAFTANIQKAHALPKEFTPAAPAKTYTYTVQDSNKVYFANYDMVQSEIRWLRNTGLYNKADGANIEVFNNYFGGGMGSVVFQTIRESKALAYSTFATYASPDRADKQYSMVAYVGSQADKMNDAVAGMNELLNVLPKSEKTFEGAKTNLLANYESDRVLKDAIFGYYFADKKLSYNYDSRIDRYKEIKPITFDNINTFHQQKIANKPYTYLIVASDKRVKQEDMAKFGAVKTLTLEEIFGY, from the coding sequence ATGAAAATAAAACTAATACTATTTGCGTGCCTGCTTTTTGTAGGTTCAAATTTAGTAGCCCAAACGGCCACTTACCAGTGGAAAACGGCTACCGCGGGCGGTTACACTTACAAGTATGTAACCAACGACCCTTCTAAAACACGTTTCTATACACTCAAAAATGGCTTGACGGTAATTTTATCGCCAAACTACAAAGAACCAAAAATTGAGTATCGCATGAGCATTAGAGCTGGTAGCAATACCGACCCTAAAAATGCCACTGGTTTAGCACATTATTTAGAGCACCTTTTGTTTAAAGGAACCGATAAATTTGGTACTGCCGATTGGGCAAAAGAGAAACCTTTATTGGCTAAAATAGATGCGCTGTACGAAAAGTATAACAAAACCACCGACCCAGCGCAACGTAAAGAGATTTACAAAGAAATAGATAAAGTTTCTGGCGAGGCATCTAACTTCTCTATTGCAAACGAGTATGATAAAATGATGCAAGGCATTGGCGGCAACTCTACCAATGCACACACTTGGTACGAAGAGACCGTTTACAACGAAGATTTCCCTTCTAACGCCACTGATAAGTTTTTAGCTATTCAAGCAGAGCGTTTCCGCAACCCGATCTTCCGTATTTTCCACACCGAGCTAGAGGCTGTTTACGAAGAGAAAAACAGAGGCTTAGACAACGACAGCTGGAAATTGGATGAAGAAATGATGGCGAAATTGTTTCCTACACATAACTACGGGCAACAAACTACCATTGGTACTATTGAGCATTTAAAAAATCCATCGTTGGTAGAAATTAGAAACTACTATAATAAATACTACGTACCTAACAACATGGCACTCATTTTAGCTGGCGATTTAAACCCAGATGAAATGATCAAGAAAGTAGACAAGGCTTTTAGTTATATGATTGCTAAACCAGTTAGCCTTTATAACCCAGCACCAGAAAAACCATTAACGCAAATCCAAAAAGTTGATGTTTATGGTCCAAGTGCCGAAGCTGTAGAAATCTACTATCGCGGATACGCCCAAAATACCAAAGAAAGTTTAATGCTTTCGCTAATTAGAAGTATTTTAACTAATGGAAAAGCCGGTTTGTTTGACATTAACTTAAACAAACAACAAAAGGTTTTGAAAGCAAATGCTTCTTACCAACAAATGAAAGATTATGGTGTGTTCAACTTATCGGCACAGCCAAAACAAGGACAAAGTTTAGATGAGGTAACCAAACTTTTATTGGAGCAAATACAAGCTTTAAAAGATGGCAAGTTTGATGACGAATTGTTAAAGGCTATTGTTGCAAATGGAAAACTCAGTTTCTTACAGGCTTTTGACAACAACGGAAGAAGAACAGATAACCTCTCTAATGAATTTATCTTAAACAGAGGTACTGGCTGGGATAAATCATTAGCAGAATTAGATGAAACTGCTAAAATTACCAAAGCACAGGTAGTAGCTTTTGCTAAAACTTTCTTTAAAGACAACTACGTAATTGGTTACAAACACAAAGGCGAAGACAAAAATACCATTAAGGTAGAAAAACCAGCTATCACACCTATCAATGCTAACGCTGGCCTTACTTCTCCGTTTGTAAAAAATATTTTAGAAGCCCCAATTAAGCCAATTGCGCCTAAGTTTTTAGACTACCAAAAAGACATCACTTTTGGCAAATCGGGCATTGCAGAAGTAATGACTATTAAAAATACAGAAAACGCTATCTTTAGAATGAGTTACCGTTTTAATATGGGTACTAACAACTACAAGCTGTTGCAATATGCAGCCTCGTATTTGCCTTTCTTAAGTACTGATAAATATACTGCCGAAGAACTAAGCAAGCAGTTTTACAACATTGCTTGTACTTACAGTTTAAATGTTGGTACAGAAACTACCACCATTAACGTTAGTGGTTTGCAAGAGAACTTTGATAAAGCAGTAGCTTTGGTTGAGCACATTTTTGCCAATGTAAAAGCAAACGAAAAAGCATTGGCAGAGCTGAAAAGCAGCATCTTAAAATCTAGAGAGAATGCCAAACTAAACAAAGGTGCCATTATGAATGGCTTAACTTCCTATGCACAATACGGCAGTTTAAATCCTTTTAACAATGTTTTAAGTAACGAAGATGTAAAGAACATTAAAGCAGAAGATTTAATTTACACCCTTAAAAACTTAAACAACTACGAGCATGTAATTACCTACTATGGACCTAAAGATTTAGCGGCGTTTACAGCGAACATCCAAAAGGCGCATGCTTTGCCTAAAGAATTTACGCCAGCTGCACCAGCTAAAACCTACACCTATACCGTGCAAGACTCTAACAAAGTTTACTTTGCCAATTACGATATGGTACAATCAGAAATACGTTGGTTAAGAAATACAGGTTTATACAACAAAGCAGATGGTGCAAATATAGAAGTATTTAACAACTACTTTGGCGGTGGCATGGGTTCGGTAGTTTTCCAAACCATTAGAGAGTCTAAAGCATTGGCTTATTCTACTTTCGCTACCTATGCATCGCCAGATAGAGCAGATAAGCAATACAGCATGGTAGCTTACGTGGGTAGCCAAGCAGATAAAATGAACGATGCAGTTGCCGGCATGAACGAACTTTTAAATGTATTGCCTAAAAGCGAGAAAACATTTGAAGGCGCTAAAACTAATTTATTGGCCAATTACGAATCAGACAGGGTGTTGAAAGATGCTATTTTTGGTTACTATTTTGCCGATAAAAAGTTAAGTTATAATTACGATTCTAGAATAGATAGATACAAAGAAATTAAGCCAATCACTTTTGATAACATCAACACTTTTCATCAACAAAAAATAGCTAACAAGCCTTATACTTATTTAATTGTGGCTTCAGATAAAAGAGTGAAACAAGAAGATATGGCTAAATTTGGTGCCGTTAAAACCTTAACTTTAGAAGAGATTTTCGGTTACTAA
- a CDS encoding NUDIX hydrolase, with protein sequence MIENTPGFDFAVSIDCVLFGFDGTELKILLIERNEDPFKDWWALPGNLVGKDESVDQSAQRILKELTGLGDIYMEQYYAFGDVDRHPQGRVISVAYYAMLRLGGDKPLKPLSSYAKKAQWVNVATLPKLAFDHQHILNKGLEKIKRRIKHLPLAFELLPEKFTLTQVQSVYELILGKKLDKRNFRKKILSFKVLKELEEKQRGVSFRAATLYKFDKRKYNKLFGKEISF encoded by the coding sequence TTGATAGAAAATACCCCCGGTTTCGATTTTGCAGTCTCTATAGATTGTGTGCTTTTCGGTTTTGATGGTACAGAATTAAAAATCTTGCTCATTGAGCGTAACGAAGATCCATTTAAAGATTGGTGGGCTTTGCCTGGTAATTTGGTTGGCAAAGACGAAAGTGTAGACCAATCGGCGCAACGTATCTTAAAAGAGCTTACGGGCTTGGGCGATATCTACATGGAGCAATATTATGCTTTTGGCGATGTAGATAGGCATCCCCAAGGTAGGGTAATCTCGGTAGCCTACTATGCCATGTTAAGGTTAGGAGGAGATAAACCTTTGAAGCCTTTAAGTAGCTACGCTAAAAAAGCACAATGGGTAAATGTGGCTACACTGCCAAAATTGGCTTTTGATCATCAGCATATTTTAAACAAAGGTTTAGAAAAAATTAAGCGCAGAATTAAACACCTGCCTTTAGCTTTCGAGTTGTTGCCGGAGAAATTTACGCTTACCCAAGTGCAAAGTGTTTATGAGTTAATTTTGGGCAAAAAGCTAGATAAACGTAATTTCAGGAAAAAGATTTTAAGCTTTAAGGTACTGAAAGAGCTGGAAGAAAAACAGCGAGGCGTTTCTTTTAGGGCAGCTACTTTGTATAAGTTCGATAAACGTAAGTACAACAAGCTTTTTGGTAAAGAGATTTCTTTTTAA
- the pfkA gene encoding 6-phosphofructokinase, producing MKPNIKNIAVLTSGGDAPGMNACIRAVVRTGIYHGRNMFGVVQGYQGLINNNIISMNARSVSNILHMGGTILKTARCLEFKEDAGMEIAFKHLKEKEIDGLVVIGGDGTFTGAKRFGEKFGINVIGVPGTIDNDLYGSDFTLGYDTAINTVIEAIDKIRDTADLHDRLFFIEVMGRDSGCIALRSAIASGAEAVLLPERETSLKELITKLKAGASTKKSSSIVIVSEGNKYGGAYDIAKAVKRKFTHYDTKVTILGHLQRGGSPSGFDRILGSRLGFAATNALINGESMKMVGLKGNEIGLTSLNEALSGKSNYKLEDDLLEMTHVLSI from the coding sequence ATGAAACCAAATATCAAGAACATAGCAGTATTGACCTCTGGAGGCGATGCGCCAGGCATGAATGCCTGCATTAGAGCTGTTGTGCGCACTGGAATTTATCATGGCAGAAACATGTTCGGTGTAGTACAAGGCTACCAAGGTTTAATTAATAACAACATTATTTCAATGAACGCCCGTTCTGTAAGCAATATTTTACACATGGGCGGCACCATCCTTAAAACAGCCAGATGTCTGGAGTTTAAAGAAGATGCTGGAATGGAAATCGCTTTTAAGCACTTAAAGGAAAAAGAGATTGATGGATTAGTAGTCATTGGCGGCGATGGTACTTTTACCGGAGCAAAAAGATTCGGCGAAAAGTTTGGCATCAACGTAATTGGCGTACCAGGCACCATAGATAACGATCTTTATGGCTCAGATTTTACTTTAGGTTATGATACCGCTATTAATACGGTAATAGAAGCTATAGATAAGATTAGAGACACGGCCGATCTGCACGACAGGCTATTCTTTATTGAAGTAATGGGCCGCGATTCGGGCTGCATCGCTCTGCGAAGTGCCATTGCCAGCGGTGCTGAAGCTGTACTTTTACCTGAAAGAGAAACCTCATTAAAAGAGTTAATTACCAAACTGAAAGCAGGTGCTTCTACTAAAAAATCATCGAGCATTGTAATTGTTTCTGAGGGAAATAAATACGGCGGTGCTTACGATATTGCCAAAGCTGTAAAACGCAAGTTTACCCATTACGATACCAAAGTAACCATTTTAGGGCACCTGCAACGTGGTGGTAGCCCTAGCGGTTTCGACAGGATTTTGGGCAGTCGTTTAGGTTTTGCCGCTACCAATGCACTTATCAATGGCGAATCTATGAAAATGGTAGGTTTAAAAGGCAACGAAATTGGTCTAACCTCATTAAACGAAGCGCTGAGTGGCAAAAGCAACTACAAGTTAGAAGACGACTTACTGGAAATGACACATGTATTATCTATATAG